One region of Olleya sp. Hel_I_94 genomic DNA includes:
- a CDS encoding plastocyanin/azurin family copper-binding protein, with protein MKKLIATLVMTLTLLVSVNAQDKMMKHDAIKTVALEQTTGEFTQKGLTISEGTYIFEIANNAVGTDVGFVLIKKGADASNPENHIKTAYVTSVVKDGETQTSSATTLAKGEYTYFCPLNKTPQYTLTVQ; from the coding sequence ATGAAAAAATTAATCGCAACTTTAGTAATGACATTAACACTTTTAGTATCTGTTAATGCACAAGACAAAATGATGAAACATGATGCTATAAAAACAGTAGCATTAGAGCAAACTACAGGTGAGTTTACCCAAAAAGGATTAACTATAAGTGAAGGTACTTATATTTTTGAAATAGCAAATAATGCTGTTGGAACAGATGTTGGATTTGTACTAATAAAAAAAGGTGCTGATGCTTCTAACCCAGAAAACCACATTAAAACTGCTTACGTAACTAGTGTTGTTAAGGATGGAGAAACACAAACGTCTAGCGCAACAACATTAGCAAAAGGAGAATACACATACTTTTGCCCATTAAATAAAACACCACAGTACACGTTAACTGTACAGTAA
- a CDS encoding histone deacetylase produces MLKIAYHPIYCHPLPEGHRFPMLKYELLPAQLKHEGTCTEANFFEPNRMLNEAPILAVHDPEYFYDLLNITLDQRAARKIGFPLSEVLIEREIVIADGTIKASKYAIKHGIAMNIAGGTHHAYTNRGEAFCMLNDQAIGARFLQKKGLAKRVLIVDLDVHQGNGTAQIFKDDPSVFTFSMHGKHNYPFKKEQSDLDIALENNVGDTEYLSILHNTLPKLIKDFQPDFIYYLCGVDVIATDKLGKLGLTVTGCKARDQFVLETCKTNNIPVMCSMGGGYSPDIKTIVEAHANTFRLAQEIYF; encoded by the coding sequence ATGCTTAAAATAGCTTATCATCCTATTTACTGTCATCCATTACCTGAGGGACATCGGTTTCCGATGCTAAAATATGAGTTGCTTCCTGCACAATTAAAACACGAAGGCACTTGTACCGAGGCTAATTTTTTTGAACCCAATAGAATGCTAAACGAAGCACCAATACTGGCAGTACATGATCCCGAATATTTTTACGACTTGCTTAATATTACATTGGATCAGCGTGCGGCGCGTAAAATTGGGTTTCCGTTGAGTGAGGTTTTAATTGAACGTGAAATTGTGATTGCAGACGGTACGATAAAAGCAAGTAAATATGCTATAAAACATGGCATTGCTATGAATATTGCTGGCGGAACACATCATGCCTATACTAATCGTGGCGAAGCCTTTTGCATGTTAAATGATCAAGCCATTGGCGCTCGATTTCTTCAGAAAAAAGGATTAGCAAAACGTGTTTTAATCGTAGATCTGGACGTACATCAAGGTAACGGGACTGCCCAAATATTTAAGGATGATCCTTCGGTGTTTACTTTTTCTATGCACGGAAAACATAATTATCCCTTTAAAAAAGAACAAAGCGATTTAGACATTGCTTTAGAAAATAATGTTGGAGACACCGAATATCTTTCCATTTTACATAACACATTACCCAAACTAATTAAAGACTTCCAACCCGACTTTATTTATTATTTATGCGGTGTAGACGTGATTGCTACAGACAAACTAGGCAAATTAGGACTAACCGTGACAGGCTGTAAAGCACGTGATCAATTTGTTTTAGAAACCTGTAAAACTAACAACATCCCAGTTATGTGCAGCATGGGTGGTGGTTACAGTCCTGACATTAAAACCATTGTAGAGGCACATGCAAATACGTTTAGATTGGCTCAAGAAATTTATTTTTAA
- a CDS encoding LytR/AlgR family response regulator transcription factor: protein MTIKTILIDDERKALAILKNKLQRLCPNVKIIAESQSPKEGIELIKSLKPDLVFLDIAMPELSGFDVLKQFENPDFEIIFATAFDNYAIEAIKHCAIGYLVKPVDNKDLVEAVANAEKNIGDKSALQKNKQLIENLGVQTFQKKKIIIPSVEGLEFIKIENIVHCEGEAGYTKIHLKEGKPLLSSNSIGHFNKLLENSDFYLVHKSHLINLSYIEKYLNEGYVILTGNAKIPVSRNRRQEFLDQLKS from the coding sequence ATGACCATTAAAACCATATTAATAGACGATGAGCGTAAAGCGTTAGCTATTTTAAAAAATAAGCTACAACGTTTATGTCCTAATGTTAAAATAATAGCAGAAAGCCAAAGCCCAAAAGAAGGGATTGAATTAATTAAAAGCCTAAAACCAGACTTGGTGTTTTTAGATATTGCAATGCCAGAATTAAGTGGGTTTGATGTGTTAAAGCAATTTGAAAATCCTGATTTTGAAATCATTTTTGCAACAGCTTTTGATAATTATGCTATTGAGGCTATAAAACATTGTGCAATTGGTTACTTAGTTAAACCTGTAGATAATAAAGACCTGGTAGAAGCTGTGGCTAATGCCGAAAAAAATATTGGTGATAAATCTGCGCTTCAAAAAAACAAACAGTTAATTGAAAACTTAGGTGTACAAACGTTTCAAAAAAAGAAAATTATAATTCCGTCTGTGGAAGGCTTAGAGTTTATTAAAATTGAAAACATTGTGCATTGCGAAGGCGAAGCGGGTTATACTAAAATTCATTTAAAAGAGGGTAAACCATTATTAAGCTCCAATAGTATTGGGCATTTTAATAAGTTATTAGAAAATAGTGACTTTTACTTAGTGCATAAATCACATTTAATAAACTTAAGTTATATAGAAAAATACCTGAATGAAGGTTATGTAATCTTGACCGGAAATGCAAAAATTCCTGTCTCGCGTAATCGCAGACAGGAATTTTTAGATCAACTTAAAAGCTGA
- a CDS encoding helix-turn-helix domain-containing protein, which yields MLKTFTEFSTNGTLKISDQSLLKQFTTAKQIGLYTFILTGSNTITAEVDGVPLVLKPHQILSLTPIQNFKYIDGDDSVVYQFNQEFYCIKDHDKEVGCAGVLFFGNDTIPVISLNENEQHKFNVLHDMFLDEIETEDTIQAEMLRMLLARFIIKTTRLLKNETPSTPLNKATDETLRQYNLLVETHFKEAHQVSFYAEKLFKSPKTLSNSFAKSGQSPLKIIHERLVLETKRQLMYTDKTAKQIAYDIGFEDASHLSRLFKKQTRITLSDFKKGL from the coding sequence ATGCTAAAAACATTTACAGAGTTTTCCACTAACGGAACATTAAAAATCTCTGACCAAAGTCTTTTAAAACAGTTTACAACCGCAAAGCAAATTGGGCTTTACACCTTTATTCTTACGGGTAGCAATACCATTACCGCAGAAGTGGATGGCGTCCCTTTGGTTTTAAAACCGCATCAAATATTATCCTTAACACCTATCCAAAATTTTAAATACATTGATGGGGACGATAGCGTAGTCTATCAATTTAACCAAGAGTTTTATTGCATAAAAGACCATGACAAAGAGGTGGGTTGTGCTGGTGTTTTATTTTTTGGGAATGATACTATTCCGGTGATTTCTTTAAACGAAAATGAGCAACACAAATTTAATGTGCTTCATGATATGTTTTTAGATGAAATTGAAACGGAAGATACTATTCAGGCCGAAATGCTTAGAATGTTATTAGCACGATTTATAATAAAGACCACACGTTTACTTAAAAACGAAACACCATCTACGCCACTTAATAAAGCTACTGACGAAACATTAAGACAGTATAACTTATTAGTAGAAACCCATTTTAAAGAAGCTCATCAAGTTAGTTTTTACGCAGAAAAATTATTTAAGTCTCCAAAAACGTTATCCAATAGCTTTGCTAAATCAGGACAAAGCCCTTTAAAGATTATACATGAGCGTTTAGTATTAGAAACCAAACGTCAATTAATGTATACTGACAAAACTGCCAAGCAAATTGCTTACGATATTGGTTTTGAGGATGCTTCACACTTAAGCCGATTGTTTAAAAAACAAACCAGAATTACCCTTTCGGACTTTAAAAAAGGTTTATAA
- a CDS encoding sensor histidine kinase, translating to MSEKELIFIALFSVALLVVLSLIFLFMTFSNRKNKLIQEQLETKLNNQKRQHELELNALRAQMNPHFVHNSLNAIQYYIQLNEVEKSEDYLSKFSKLMRQFFEYSRKERISVEHEISLLKNYLDIEKLRFEDDFDFQLNIDNALDTQDLFLPPMILQPIVENAINHGIFHKKGKGEVVIDFVSINDYSFKVEITDDGIGINKSKLMNAKKKQTHTEHSSFVLEERLALLKVSKHWDVAFTIQDRADTSDKTGTKVTLIFKEGLNKDDYDH from the coding sequence ATGTCTGAAAAAGAATTAATTTTCATAGCATTATTTTCAGTTGCTTTATTGGTGGTTTTATCACTAATATTTCTGTTTATGACGTTCAGCAATCGTAAAAACAAACTCATTCAAGAACAATTAGAAACTAAATTAAATAATCAAAAACGTCAACACGAGCTGGAACTTAATGCGCTTAGAGCACAAATGAATCCACATTTTGTGCACAATTCGCTTAACGCCATTCAATATTATATTCAGCTAAACGAAGTTGAAAAAAGTGAAGATTACCTATCTAAATTTTCAAAATTAATGCGACAATTTTTTGAGTATTCTCGAAAAGAACGCATTTCGGTTGAACACGAAATTTCGTTATTAAAAAATTATTTAGATATAGAAAAGCTTCGTTTTGAAGACGATTTTGACTTTCAATTAAATATAGATAATGCATTGGATACACAAGATTTATTTTTGCCTCCAATGATTTTACAACCTATTGTAGAAAACGCCATTAACCATGGTATCTTTCATAAAAAAGGAAAAGGAGAAGTTGTTATTGACTTTGTAAGTATCAATGATTATAGTTTTAAAGTTGAAATTACAGATGACGGAATAGGTATTAATAAGTCTAAACTTATGAATGCTAAAAAGAAGCAAACGCATACAGAACATTCTAGTTTTGTGTTAGAAGAGCGTTTGGCTTTATTAAAAGTAAGTAAACATTGGGATGTCGCGTTTACAATTCAGGATCGTGCAGATACATCCGATAAAACAGGAACCAAAGTCACCTTGATTTTTAAGGAAGGCTTAAATAAAGACGATTATGACCATTAA
- a CDS encoding carboxymuconolactone decarboxylase family protein, translating into MTPIKALKRDEVNATNQAIFDQLEKAVGFVPNLYATYANSETALENYLNFANAKTSLKAKEKEVVNLAVSEVNSCIYCLSAHTAIGKMNGFTDDQILELRAGKASFDTKFNALAALAKNITETRGKTDATILNNFLDAGYNHGNLIDVIALVGDKTISNYIHNTTQVPVDFPVAQPLETVIS; encoded by the coding sequence ATGACACCTATTAAAGCACTTAAAAGAGACGAAGTAAATGCAACCAATCAAGCTATTTTTGACCAATTAGAAAAAGCTGTAGGATTTGTACCAAATTTATATGCAACGTATGCTAATAGCGAAACTGCTTTAGAAAACTACTTGAATTTTGCAAATGCAAAGACCTCTTTAAAAGCTAAAGAAAAAGAAGTAGTAAATCTTGCTGTAAGTGAAGTAAACAGCTGTATTTACTGTTTATCTGCACACACTGCAATTGGTAAAATGAATGGTTTTACAGACGACCAAATTTTAGAATTAAGAGCAGGAAAAGCCTCTTTTGACACTAAGTTTAATGCTTTAGCTGCTTTAGCTAAAAACATTACAGAAACCAGAGGAAAAACAGACGCTACAATTTTAAACAACTTTTTAGACGCTGGTTATAACCACGGAAACTTAATTGATGTTATTGCTTTAGTTGGTGATAAAACAATCTCTAACTACATCCATAATACAACACAAGTCCCTGTAGATTTTCCAGTAGCACAACCATTAGAAACAGTAATATCTTAA